A segment of the Zonotrichia albicollis isolate bZonAlb1 chromosome Z, bZonAlb1.hap1, whole genome shotgun sequence genome:
ATTTAAAACTTATACTGCAATACAATCTGCACTCCACTAAATCAGGACCCATGATGCCATTGGCTGTCCATGTTTAGGCAACAATTTAAAGTTCCAAAGTCATTTGAAGAGAAGTAAGGAGAGGAGGGgatatgaaaataatttaataaagcaTAATGTAACTAATTAGATGTCAACTATGTAACACAGACTACGCAATTAAGTACTTACGCCTGCATCAAGAATATCCTAGGAACTGAAAACAATGTAGCATAATGGTCGATGGAGTCAGAAGTTGCTATAAATCTTGTTCCAGATATATGTTAAGATGCTATTATGCAGCTACACAACTCAGTTCTTGCTTCTTCTCATCTGTATTCTAATTTTTATAGACAttgcctctctttctctctgacCAGCTGACTATAGGGGGTGGAACTTTCTTTGCTGCAACCTTTTTTCACAGGTGCCTTTGATCCTTCTGCTCCACAATGTCAGAAGGAATCTGAGCTCACCTTTCTCTAATCACCAGAGGTAAGGCAGCAAAATATTCTGACCCTGCACCTCACCATTAGCTTTTGTGAAGAAAACAACCTTCCTCCTGCATGACTTCTCAGATCATGAATGCCAGCTCCCTAACCATCTATCTTAGATTTCATaggatatttttccttttacaatGCATAAACCTTGGACTATTTTTTTCTAActtgtttatttctgttttgtttgtatgtttttttaataaggtgctgtaaaaaaaatcacatatgTGTGCAAAAATGTTCAACCTATATCTTCACCACAGCTGTGCAAACTTTTTTTTGTACATGGATGATGTCAGAGATACAATGAATACTTAAGTACTGCTGTTGTCCTTTATAGGAATAATACCTAGAAATGAGAATGTAATTTCTTATTCATATATGCATTTTTTAATACCCTGAAACTGAACTCTCTAACTCTTCATGAAGGCTACAAGACAATTATTTTCTTACAAGCTAGATTTCTTCTTATGTCTAGTTTAGTGTAGGTGACAGTGACCTTAATGACTGTTAAACTACATCCAAAGTAAGAGGTTTTGGATTATATCTGAGCCCTAGAAGTTCCTTATCAGTAAAAACATAAGTGCTTGGTGCTTTGAGGGAGATACTACACATAAATCTGTTAGATAAGTAAGTAGTGCAGATAAGATTTCCATTCAATGTTAAACTGGTCACATATTTTACTAAAAGCTACCTTTATGGAAATAGATGCTTGAAGAGGtacatttgtatttttcctTGAATGGAAGAGTAAATTCATGGCCTCTTACAAATTTTGTTCTCTGTGTCCAAGTTAGTATTTCTCTGTATTTCTGAGAGAATCGTAATTCCTTGTCCATGGAAACAAAAGTAATGTAGAAATACCGCAAAATATTCCCAACATTAACTTTAAACTTATGCAGTTTCAACCACACTGTCATGTAAATGTGACAGTTTTTAAGTGCTTATCAAAAGTAGCTTGCTTATGAGATACCAAAGCACTTGTCAATTTTTCACATTTGAACCAATACTTTCACAGAgtgtagcaaaaaaaaaagtatatttgTCTGCACTGATGGCAGAATTTATGGTTGAAGGATAAAAACTGTAATTATGATATCCAGTAAAGGCAGAAATTGCGGAACTCACCATATTTGTGATCTGTATTTATTAActgcttttatattttctagATTCAGTCTTCAGCAGCTTATGTGTAGTTATCATTAAAGGCAACTTGCTGTTTTTCCTTGCACAGAGTATATAGATTAATTGTGGCATAGCAGGTTTTTCACTTCTGTTTTGGTGTTATGTTCCTCTCTTACAGTATCAAGAGAACAATCTTGTTCCAAAATCTCTTTTCAAGCTGCTCTTTACAACCAAAGCATAGTTAGATGGAGCTACTGCCTTAAAATGCTATGTCATTAGCTGACTGAGTGTAACTCTTGCATTTAATTGTGAGGTAGTTGTTCATTCGTTGatttttgggttgggtttttttatcagTAGGCATACTGACACATTTTTTGTAACTGAAAGTATCAATACTACATCTCCTTTTGCCTAAAACCTCACATATCGTGTATAGATATGGTGGGTAAATAAATATGCTTCTAGTCACACAGACACATAGCCAAGACTGAAGCTCTCCTGTTAGGTTTGTGTTGCGAGGAATGGGCTACAGCTTGGGAAACTGTTGAGAAGGATCGTAAATCACTCAAGTGACCTTGCAGTTGGAAATAACTCTTGATAAGCCTCTGAGAACCACAGTCCAGTGATCCTGTAGCATGAACAATCTCTGCTTGTGTGCCTCTGCCTGGCCGCTGCTCTGGGGATCCCCTCATTAGCAAGgtaaatgtaaataaatttattggTTTTGTTCTAACTGCAAGTTTGTAGCTGTTCTGGCTGCCTGCCTGTGTCAACTCACAATTTGAAACAACACCAATAACATCTTTAAAACTTAAGTAACTTCACAGAATTAAATAAGTATTTGTCCTGTCAGAAATGAGGCATATGTTATGCTTTAGAAATACATGAGTCAGGGTCCTCATGTTGCAGTATTTTAAATCCTTCATCTCTTTTTTTACTGCATGGATTTCAGGTGTTTGTGTATGTTGAATTTGTGATGTTATTTGCCATGCAATCTCTAAAGTCCTGGCATAATTCTTCTGGCAGAGCACATCCTTACAGGCCTAACTTAGCATCAGCAGCAAAGCTTCTCATCTCAGTCTTCATAGGGTTCCCTTTTTTTCACAAGGTTACATTTAGGAATGTACTGGATAGCCCAGGTCCCAGCACTGATCTCTGCAGAACTGTAGTGGCAAGTTTCCTCCATTCCAGGAGTTAACCATTAACTCATACTCCCTTCTCCAATTTCCTTCCCATCTGTTAATTATTTATCAAATCTAAGAGTGAAGTTCTTATTTTAGGCTTAAGCCTTCTTTTATGGCTTAAGGTTCTTTTAAAATAAGTCTGCTGCAGGACATGTGGTGAGAAGCCTTTTGGAAATCCCATAGACTCTATTAACTAGATCCTCATTGCTTACTGATCATTTTTAAGGCTTTAAAAGCTTTTCCTTGTGATAATAAACAAAGCCAAAGTTTGCAGCACATTTTAAACATATGTATGATGCAGCAAGTATCAGGTGATTACTGTGTATGGTATGTAATCCAAAAAACAGTGTTTAGACACCTGGGTCACTAAGCTATGTTAATTACTCCTAATAAAAGGCTTTATGTCTTAACCAAGGCTTTACCATCTGGATTAATTCATTTTTCAATGTGTGTAATGATAACTGTGTGATAAATACATAGCTTAGGGACTGTAGGACTTTTATTATTTGGAGGCAATCTGTAAATATGTTATGAAAATGTGAGAAACACTTCAAATATATATCAACTTTGGTATCCAAACTAGTGCAAACATAAACAGGACCACTTAACTAAGCacatgaaataattattttccagtgcCTTTAATTCTAAGTGCATTTTGATCTACCCAAAATGGTACTAGTGATTCTTTTTCTTAGGTCAGATTTCTTTTATGCAAGAAGACACTACTGTAAAGGTATTTTGGGAGGTAAGCTTAGAACTTACTTTTTAagaacacctttttttttattaaattaagGAATAACTCTTTATTTTTAACACATTTTATTTACTTTGCATTTGTACAGTTTGTTCCAGAGTCCACAATTAGTAAATTGAGAGCATTTGAAGGTTTAATTAAAATTGATACCTTAAAAATGATCACTGTTTGGAATTCTAAAACTTGTAAAAGAAGAGACTGAAGCATACCATAGACAATTCAATAGGCCATTGTGACAATGTAAATAAAGCTCCTATGCATTAATGCTGTTTTGTACTTAGCTGCAGATTTTGTGGTGAATGTAGAAAGCCATTTGCAGAAGACAACGGTGCAGCACGCCAGATTCCTTCTTCAGCTCCTGAACCTGAAAAACAATGGCAGAAGTGTTGATTTTTCAAACAGACTGCTCGGTGGCTTGGCTTTCCCTGTCACTGggccagctctgtgccaggtgTCGCCCAAGCACCAGCCGAGGCTGGGACTGAAGCGCAGCTCTGTTGGAGAAGGACCGTGGGGCGCTGCAGGACAAGCAGCTGTCCATGAGCCAACAGAGCCCCGTGGACAAGAGGGTCAACAGGATTCTGCAGGGCATTAGGAACAACCTTGCCAGCAAGCAGATCGAGGCAGGagatcctgcccctctactcagccctggcagggtCGCACCTGGAGTCCAGTTCTGGGGTGCCCAGTACAGGAGAGACATGAAGCTTCTTAAGGGGAGGGCAACAAGGATGATGTGGGGACTGAAGCATCTCTCTTaccaggaaaggctgaggaagTTGCGCCTGTTCAGCCTAGAGAAGAGATGGCTGAGAGGGGACTTTATCAGTGTTTGTAACTACCTACATGGAAATATCAaaaggatggagccaggctttCCTGAGTGGTGCCAAGCAACAAGACAAGAGGCAAAGGGCAGAAACAGATGCAAAGTaagttccacctgaatatgAAGAATACCTATCTTACTGTGCGAGTGACGACGCGTTGAACAGATAGTGGAATCTCCTTCACCAGAGATATTCAAGAAGTGTATGGACGCAATGCTGCGCGATATGCTCTAGCACGAccctccctgagcagctgagCAGGCAGGTTGGAATACCTGTCCCTCTGCGGTCCCTTCTAACCTGACCCATTCTGTCATGCTGTGAGTTACGGCGCCAAGCCCGGCCGCGCCCCGCCGGCACCGCACCGCGATCTCGGGAAAGCTCCCGCCGCTCCTGGCCGGGGCGGTCCCGCCACTCCCGGCCGGAAGCTCCCGCCTCCCCGGGCGAAGGCCGTGGGGCCGCCGCAGGTGAGGCCGCCGGGACCCCTCAGGTGTTGGGCGACTGCTCCCGGGCCAGTGGGCGCTCTCCGCTCGGCTCGTCCTTCTCCGGCGCCGGCTGCCCTTGGGACCCCGAGGCAGTTCCCTCCCGTTGGTGAGGCGAGCGGCGCCGAGGAGCGCCCGGGGCCGGGCTGAGCGCCGGCCATGTCGCGGAGCTCGCAGGGCGGGCGACCCGGCAGGTCCCCGCTGCCCCGCGGGGCCAGCCCCGGGTCCGCCGCcgccccgctgccgccgcccccgctgcccctgcagccccccttCGGCCCCGGCAGGGCCAGCCCGGGCCCCAGCGGGCCGGCAGAGCTCAAGCCAGTTCGGCGGTTCATTCCGGATTCGTGGAAGAACTTCTTCAAAGGGAGACGCCACCCCGGTTCCAGCTGGGATAGCACGGCCTCCGACATCAGGTACATATCGGACGGGGTTGAGTGCTCGCCGCCTGCCTCTCCCGCCCCCCTGCAACCGGGGACCAGGACGGTGCCTGGCTCCTACACCGACCCATTCGGGGGGTCGGGCGGGAGCTACAACTCTCGGAAGGAGGCCGAGGCCATGCTGCCCTCCGGAGAGCCCTCGGGCTCGCTGGAGCGCCGCGGCGGCACTGGGCAGACTTACAGCGAGCGAGTGGAGGAGTACCACCTGAGGTACGCCTACATGAagtcctgggcagggctgctcaggaTCCTCGGCGTGGCCGAGCTGCTGCTTGGCGCCGCCGTGTTCGCCTGTGTCACCGCCTACGTACACAAGGACAACGAGTGGTACAACATGTTCGGGTACTCGCAGCCCTACGGATACGGGGCGGGCAGCGCCTACGGAGGATACTCCTACAGCGGGCCCAAAACGCCTTTCATCCTGGTGGTGGCGGGAATGGCGTGGATCGTCACCATAGTGCTGCTTGTGCTGGGCATGTCCATGTACTACCGAACTATCCTCCTCGATTCCAACTGGTGGCCTCTGACCGAGTTTGGGATCAACGTGGCCTTGTTCATCCTGTACATGTCGGCTGCCATAGTATATGTAAACGATACCAACCGAGGTGGGCTCTGCTATTACCAGTTGTTTAAGACGCCGATAAATGCGGCTTTTTGCCGTGTGGAGGGCGGTCAGACTGCGGCGATCATCTTCTTGTTTGTCACGGTGATCCTCTATCTAATTAGTGCGGTGGTTTGCCTAAAGTTGTGGAGGCACGAAGGGGCCAGGAGGCACAGGGAATTAATGGAACAGGAGGTAAGTCATTAGTTAACATTTTCTATCTACCGGTTACCACATGATGGTGAGCAGCTGTAAGATCTTATCGTGGCATAGACGATGTCAAATCAAGTGTCTTCTCTACAGCAGATCTGTAGTCCTGAGGTTGAAAAGGCGTTTTTAAGGTGTCAGAAACAAAGTCTTggacatgttttttttttcttattctttttaatgTTTATAATTCATCTTGAGTAAGGACCTGGCTCTGTTCTCTTCATAATACTGGGCTCTGTTCTTGAGTCAGCTGATGAACTACTTCCTAGTGTGTATTTTCCAAACAAAGGAAGAAACGAACAATGTTCATCTGTTCAGCAGGGTTAGGTGGCTTAAAGCCACCTAGCACTTACTCAAAATCTGTGCGTTCAGCACATCAAGTGCTAGTGTGAATAAACCTAAGAATGTGAAATACTTATTTTTACTTTGCAAGCAAATCTCCAAACAACTTCTTAATGCCTTTTCAGCTTTCTTCACTATAGTTATCAGCAAATATTTGTAGTAACAGCCTTGGCTAGATTTTGATGTCTCAAATTTTAGTCAGCCACCTCTTTTTCACATCAAATATTTTGCCTGACTACTGTCCTTGCCCATACTAGAAGCATTCAGTATTTGTCTGGTTAATGATAAATTATAATAGTAGAGATTTAACACTCTTACCTAGAGAGTTCAAAGTAATTTGTGTAAAACTTCCTTCATTTGAAAACATCGCCAAAAGACCCTTTAAAAATGAGTAAGACTTAATGTAGCATGAAAATTAATGCATGTGAAACGTACATAAGCCTAAATTAAGGAGGGGTCTGCCTTTAAGGAATTTTAGAAGAAGAGAATTTAAAGCAGCATGTCCTCTGCTTTCTGACTGCAGTCTGATTTACAGCATTTTTATTTAGCGCTGGTTTCCAGTACAACATCTTGCATAAAATTGAGACTTTTCTTTTGCAAACTAGTTATAATACTTCAATAAAAGCTTTTTAGCTAACTGATAGTGTGTCCTGCAAGAGTGAGGGGATTGCCAGAGTTGTACACAAGGTGTTCATTCTTCCTTGTTGCTATCCAAGTTCTTTTAGTCCACTGACTAAGCATTTCTAAAGGGAGTACTTTAATAGTAGAGGTTAGAGACTGGACAGTGCTGTGCAAAACAGCTGCAGGTTGAGCAACTGATTAGTGCAGTTGTGTGTTCTAGGCAATGAATTAGACTCAGCCTGTTAGTGAGTTAACGTGGGCTGGAATGTGAAACAATAATAAAGGAGCTTGAGAAGTGGATGGAGTATTTCCTGCAAGCTGTTCCTTACAGCTGTGCTCTGGGAAATcctgttgttttggggtttggatgGTTGTTTTCCTTAAACAAGTCTTTAAATAGTGGATCTGAAAATACTCCTTATGCTACATTTCATCATACCTAAGTgtaaaagtaattttctgtAAAGTATGTTTTTGAAAGTGTTAAAATTTTAGGAATCTGTGCTTTTCCATACTATTTTTGCTGAAAATAAAActttgttctttccttttttttttttgatagatGAAAACGCAATCCTCTTTTCCAGAAAAGAAGGTAGGAAAtaggaatttatttttctgtttactGGTAAttctaaattattattattttccttgtgactattttaatttatttatttatttgtttatttgaccTCAAAGAGATTATGTTTCGTTTTTTAAGCTAGTTTGGACAGCAGTCTCCTGCCTAGAAGATTCAAAAGGAGCTTGTAACAAACTTACTCCTAGTTAGGCTAGGTTATAAAATCTACAAAATTGTAAAATAGCAGATGTGATGGCTGCCTCTCCGTGTGCTCTTACCCTTTTCTCTGAGGTGACAAGTTCTGTAGCATTCATCACAGAGTTTGTAGATATGACTAAAACAGCAGGTCGTCTGATGCATGATAGGTTTGAGTCTCTGTTTATTCCTGGCTGTGTGCTTAATTTGCAGGAGAGCCCGTGGAAGCACAGAGTAGGTGCCCTGTGAGTTGAGCTTCCTTCTTTGTTTCTGAGACTGCTCCAAAGACCCTCTTGCCAGTTAATGCCTCAGCAGTGTTAGTGTTTCAGCCACACAAGGTGTCATTGCATACGCTGCAAAGATTGTATGGGCTTTCCAGAGAAATGACAACATTAATTTCACCCTTAAATGTCTCCTGATAGACACTGTGAATTTCCTACCACCGTTTTCTCTGTTGATGTAGTGGATCAAGATCCTTTTGTTTATGTTCTAAGATTTCACATATTATTTCTGGATCAAGGGATGAATTGTACAATAGGAATCAAGGAGAAAAGGGAACTCCAAAGAACTGAATTATTCCAGTTCATTCACAAATTAAATGAATACTGAAGGAAACTTCcttgcaatatttttttaaacatgcaAACAATTCTTTACAAAGCTGCAGAAATATTTATCTGTACTGCTGTTAGGACAAACTTAAGAAGAATACTGTGTGAGAAACATTATTGTAAGTCAATAAACTGATTTTCTAATTAAATAAGTGTTGTAGAAAATATCTGATTTGCTTTTACTGCTGCTCAATACATGCATCTCTGTCTTAAGGTGTATTTTGTGATTTATGTAAAACTGATTTCATTAAGaacaaattttctcttttaaaacagTATGAAGGTGATGACAGACCAAGGGAAGAAGTCAGTTACAGGCAACTCAAATCACTGGAAAGAAAACCCGAGCTACTTAATGGTCATATACCTGCAGGCCACATTCCTAAACCTATAGTGATGCCAGACTACTTAGCGTAAGTGACTTGATTTTGATGGGCCAACTTAGCAGAGGATACTTGAATCATGTTTTTCACTGTGCATTTCTCCAGTGGTTTCTCTCCCATGCACATGATATGGGAACTCGTAATTGTGTGTTAACATTAAAAAGCAGAGAGGATGGGGCTGGTAACAGTGGCATTAAGTCCCGTAACTATAAATAAGgattcttaatttaaaaaaataaacccgcACAAACCTCAAATGTTGAAAAAGAATATCATAATCTAGCAAGTACGTTAACTGCCAAAGGAAGAGAAGACCATTACATAGATATTACAGGAAAAAACTAAAATACATGGGAAATTGCCTTTTTAGGGCTAGAAATTTGACTACTCTTACACTTTCTAATGCTGCATCTCTAACGTGCTCCCTTAATTGGAAAGGGTAGGCCTTTCCAATTAATAAATTAGTTTGTATACTATTTGCTATGGGCACAAGTAGAAACAAGGGAGGTTGCACCTGAATAttaggaaaacatttttctctttgagggttggcacaggtttcccagagagaCTGAGTCTCCATGCTTGGAGATATCAAAGCTGTATGGACATAGTCCTGGTCTAACTCCTATTTGTGCAGGAGGTCAGATCAGATAACCTCCAGACATCTCCTATAACCTCAATTATactgtgattctctgatttcAGTGCTTTACAGACATGCAAATTTCAGCAGCTTATGAGATTagcaaaaaatacagaaatactcTGTCAAGGTGAAGAGTCTAAATGTTGTTAGTAAGCTGTATCTCTAAAACTAattcttaattatttttctttttaggaaatACCCTGTAATTCAAACAAATGAAATGAGAGATCGGTACAAAGCAGTATTCAATGATCAGTTTGCTGAGTATAAAGAACTGTCTATGGAAGTTAATGCTGTATTAAGAAAGTTTGATGAGCTGGATGCATTGCT
Coding sequences within it:
- the MARVELD2 gene encoding MARVEL domain-containing protein 2 — translated: MSRSSQGGRPGRSPLPRGASPGSAAAPLPPPPLPLQPPFGPGRASPGPSGPAELKPVRRFIPDSWKNFFKGRRHPGSSWDSTASDIRYISDGVECSPPASPAPLQPGTRTVPGSYTDPFGGSGGSYNSRKEAEAMLPSGEPSGSLERRGGTGQTYSERVEEYHLRYAYMKSWAGLLRILGVAELLLGAAVFACVTAYVHKDNEWYNMFGYSQPYGYGAGSAYGGYSYSGPKTPFILVVAGMAWIVTIVLLVLGMSMYYRTILLDSNWWPLTEFGINVALFILYMSAAIVYVNDTNRGGLCYYQLFKTPINAAFCRVEGGQTAAIIFLFVTVILYLISAVVCLKLWRHEGARRHRELMEQEMKTQSSFPEKKYEGDDRPREEVSYRQLKSLERKPELLNGHIPAGHIPKPIVMPDYLAKYPVIQTNEMRDRYKAVFNDQFAEYKELSMEVNAVLRKFDELDALLKQLPHHPESIYEQERILKVLQEYKKKKNDPAFLEKKERCEYLKNKLSHIKQRIQDYDKVMNWNVET